A region of the Montipora foliosa isolate CH-2021 chromosome 8, ASM3666993v2, whole genome shotgun sequence genome:
GCCTTGTTTCAGCATGTCAATGttcttttctttccagaaatCACTCATCTTCTGGATGGCTTCTCAAAACGGTTCCATGTCCAGGTTGTTGTACCATCCGAGAAAATCCCGCATGGTTTGCATGTTGTGTTCTTGCCACACCCCTTGGCAGTATGCATAGTCTTCCTTGGAGATGTCTTTGTTGCGCAAAGTGGAATGGAACGCTTTGGAAGGTGGTAAACACGTCTGTTCCAACTTGTCTAAAGAATCAAACCACTCATACGGGAAGAGCCCTTTGGTCTGTGTGCACCCGTAGGCTTTCAAGAATTTAGTGTAACTGAATCCAGGCGCTAAGAAACTGAGGATGTCCAAGAAATGCAGACGCTCCAAGGAGAGACACTTGAAGGtattggttttctttttctttgctctTTGCAGAACTGCACCTTGACTTCAGACATGAAATGAGCCATTGTCAGGCCCTCCCTCAAGAAACCATCACTTGATTACCAACTACAAAAGAACCACAGACCTATCTCCAACCTGATGTTTCTCTCTAAGTGCTGTGAGAAAGTAGTCGTGAGTCAATTTATTTCCCATCTGCGTGAAAATAAACTTTTTATAAACTGCTTCTTATCATATCAGAAACACTAGTCGCATACGTCTATGCCTTAGTATCGACTCAACCAAAACACTGGTGCATGCATTAGTAACATCTCGCTTAGATCATTGTAATGCGTTTCTCTATGGCCTACCTGATTATCTTATTCAAAGACTACAACATGTCATGAATGCGGCGGCCAAAGTTATCACTTGCAAGCGAAAGTTTGATCATTTCACACCATTACTTATTGAGCTACACTGGCTCCCCGTCCGTCAGCGtattgtttttaagatcttaCTGTACACCTTTAAGGCACTCCATGGTGCGACTCCAACTTACCTGACTAAGCTCATCAGTATGCGCCTTACCTCTGGAACTCGCTTCCATTTGAGATTAAAAGCAGCGCATCTGTCTCTATCtttaaagctaagcttaagACCTATCTTTTTCGACAAGCATATTTTTAGACTTTCATTTTTACACTTTTGATTTCATCGCttcttggattttttttttaattaattattttttagtgTATAGATTATAATATATTCTTAGGATGtttcatatttattattttttagtgcatggattataatttatttgacactgtaaagcgcatttgggcATTGGGAAAATGCActatagaaataaattatttattattactattattctTGATGGTGAACTTAAGACCATCCATCAGAATGGGCATCAGGAACGCCTTCAAGGCATTGATGTCATCTTTGCAAGAGTTAAACCCGACAACAGGAAGCTGGGCCAAATGTCCCTCCAGTTTGGCTTTCAGTTTGAACAGGGGAGGCACGGGTTTTTTCTTAGGGGGAGTCTCCTCGtcgtcctcctcctcctcctctgcCTCCTCTTGTTCGTCCAGCTTTTGCTCGTTGGATTCAAAACGCGCCTCCATCTCGGGATCTTCCATAAGATTAGCCTCAGCCGCTGCACTGATACTTTCAAGGTACTCCACAACCTCAGCTACCAACTCGTGGGAATTGCCGTGACTGATCAAACATACGGGCTCCGTAAACTCAGGGACGTTGGCACAATACTGGCACTGGCAGGTACATGTTTTTGTGTCCACTCCGATTTCCCCGTATTGTTCAAGTCTTTTTGAGATAGGAGCATCACCTCGATATCATACGTTGCCCAATAACCTTCAGGCACCTCGATCCCTTGTTCTTTTAACTGTTCAAAGAGAGATGGAGCATGTCGGTAGACACCTCCAGGGAACTTGTGGACGACGCTCCCTTCACAGGTCTTTTCGTGTCAATTTAACTGGAAGCCCGTCTTCCAAAATTTCCCACAGTGACTGCATTTGTATGAGTGGCAGTACTTGGCCATGTCACAAATGTACGAAAAATGATTTTTGTACTGACCAAGGGAGCAATAAATCAGCTTTGCTGTGTGCTCGTCCTCCTCATCCTCCGCCTCTTTATCCTGATCCACTTGTACGGGTCCCAACGCATATACAAAAATGTTCTTTATGAACAAGCGTTCGAGATCGGACAGGTCGTCCAGTTGTACTCCTTTAAACGTTTGGAGGAATTGATCGGTCAGATGGGCGACACAATACATTTCAAAAGTGTCCTTGGCGGCCTTTTCCAAATCGCAGAGGGTACATCCGTTGTTGAGGGCCAGTGCCCAGAAGAAACACAAGTTCTCCTGGTATAACGTTCCATCCTTCCTATTCCGAACCAGGCCTTCGAGTCCCCGGTTGTATTTCAAATAGGGCAGGAGGTCTTGACCACACCCGATGGGATGTTGACGTAAAAGATCATGTTGGTGATCTGTTCCACCACCCACTTGCTATTGTCGCATTGCTGTTGCGCCCACTCCAAGACATCCAGGTTGTTCAGTGCCTCGCGTACTTGCTGCAGATCTGCTTCTCGTGCAATGACAAAGAGTTCAGGAAAGGCCAGATGTTTTGTTAGCAGAGGCATGATAATACCTCAAGTCCCCCGTCTCTTGGTTccgcaaataaaaaaaaccaaaagacaAGTTCAACTTAAAATCAGTTTGCTGATCCCGAAAGATGTCATTCAAATGGGTTGCCATCGTAGCTGGTTGTAGATCGCGCAAACGAACGTTGCACCAATCGTGAAGATGGTTGTTGCGATGAAACTGTGTGCGGATTTGTGCCCATTTTTGTTTGTATAAGGTAAGGGACTGCATTCTTCCTTGGGGAGGGATGTATACTGTGTGGGATCCGCCATGGCTCTCCAATTAGGTGGTTCATCCACAGGGGCTGCTGCTGCACCACCACCGCTCTGTCTCGGAGCGGCACCCTGTTTTGCAGTTTGGTGACTCATGTGATTGTTCAAACGAGCAAAGGTTCGCCCACACTGACCACACTCAAACGGTTTGGGATGATCACTCCGTCGGTGGGCCGTCAGCGCACGGGTGCCAAGAAACTGTTCACCGCAGGTAGTACACCACCTAGGCTGGTGGATCTGCACCCGGTGTTGTTCTGGACTGAGGGCTTGCTCGAACCTACGGCCACAGTCCTCACAGTCATGACTTTCCCGACGCTGCTTGGCGGGTGGTGTCTCATTGTCACATTGGTCTTGTCGGCGCTTTCGACACTTCTGGACGTGTCGATGGAAGTTGTCTTGACAATTGAATGTTCGTTCACACTGAGGACAATGGCACGAACGTTCAGTGTGAACTGTGGTCTGGTGTCGAACGAGGTTTTGTTGGTTGGTGAACCCTTGCTGGCAGACGTCACATGAAAGGGAGCTATGTCTGCTTGGTCCTGGCTGCTGCTGGTCCATTGTAACTCAAATGAAAACAGCTGCTTGCTCTGTTCTTTTTAAAGGTCAGGCTTTGCGGGGGGTAGAAAATCATTGACCTTGGGTGACCTTTCCAGCACGTGAACAAGAAGCAGCTCATTCGCTCGGTATGTATGGCCTGACTTGTTAGGTCATAAATATTGGGATACCACCCCATCCCCCTTTCATCCGGTCTTGTGACCTTACAAGTCAGACCATAAATGTTGGGGTAGCCCTGCATCCCCTGTCATCAGGTCTTGACACCCTGTAAAGACTTTGATAAAAAAGACCAGACACATGGAAGTCCAGAACTTggcttttttaatgtttgtaacAGCAACAACGTCAGTCAGCCGCTAAAGTCTTTTacaatttgagtttttgtttggCTTGCATGATTCTCTTCACGATGGCTTTGGTCCAGGTTTTCTTGCCGGGGAGATGGCTGATGGCTTTCACCATTTTTGCATCGGCTTTGCATTTGTCTTGTAAATTCTTGGCCTGCAAATAATCAATGTCATGTTGTCTGGCAATCTTGTCCAACCAATTGATGCCCGGATAGCCTCGCTTGAGTCTCCTTTTCAAATGCGTCCCTGGTCCCATGTACTGGTACCCTGGCCAATGAAATTCGATGGCCGTTTTCTCCAACAGCTTTTGCAGATCCAATTTGCCCCCTTTCTGCCACTGTCGTCGCCGGGTCTTGGGAGGCAAGGCCTGCCTTCGGGTCATGTGCTTTTTCTGACGGCTCTTAGAAGTAATGCCCATCGAGATGCCGTCGGAGTTTGGTGTCAAAATCCAGCCAACCAGGTGGGCCTTGTAATTTATCTGTTTCGATCGGGTGACAACCTCTGTTCTTACGACCAGTTGCGTCAACAACGTCTGTAACAAGCCTTGTGTAAACGCTTCTCCTTCCACATCCTCGTCCTCGTCAACACCACCTGCACCACTACCAGGACCTCCTCCAAAACCAACGGGTCGTCAAACGGCTTTGGTCCATTTACACACGTCGCGTGACAAAGGTTTGACCACTGCCTCTTTCATGTCCGGTGGGATGTCCTCTGCCATCAGAAGAGCGGCTTCTCTAGCAGCCAGACATGCCGCTTTGGTCACTTGAGAATTCTCGGTCAAACGTTCTTTGTACACTTCCTCCAACCGACGGAGCCGTTCCGGTCCACAAACACCCGTTTTTGAAACCCAGGAATGATGTCGTTGTCACCACTCATTGTAACGTGTCCCAACATTCGTGCGATGCCTCGTTTTTATAATAGTGGGTTTGTTTCTTTTGACGTTCTCGTTCAAAATGCCCTTCCAATTGACGTACTTGATGTTTCAGATCGCCCACTTCTTTATCCCATTCTTGAAGTTGGTCGGTCAATTGACGTATGATCTCGAATTGTTCACGTTCACGATTTTCAAGATGTCGGATCTGATCTTTCATCGCACAAATCGAACAAGGATCATATGTCCACATATTACACCATCCATCGTCCATGTTATGCAATCCTTCCCAGAACTGGATCACAATGACACCTCATCACCCACCGAGCAGGCAATGGTTGCACACTGTGTTCAAACCTTGCCAGAGACCACCAACTTGCTGACTCATCAGTGCTTGTTAATGGGGTCATAACTTGGTCAGGGTCGGCGATACGGGAATCTGGCCACGAAGCGTGTTCATGACCAATTCGCTCAAAGCATTGATCTGATTCGCATTGATCTGATTCGCATTGGCTGCTTGCAAGCGTTCATGACGTGTCTGATGATCGGTTGCTTTCAACatacaaaaaattggttttatcaatggagttgataatgtaaattggccaccgtacagagattctgaaagctgacgtttcgagcgttaccccttcgtcagagcgaatcgaggaattatcgcacccaacaatttgatcgacagtcatcactacaaacgtcacaaaaagataagaatgatagaattccattcaccctcactttccatcctcataatcatgcagaattacgtgtagtttttatattagagtaggagctacgctattggtggtaacatggcaaagtgaaaaataggaatatattagttaaatgaaaagcattcgttaataccgtgaggattaagggtgccgacttggaagatgaatttttcttCTAGaatcttgcggctttccgtcgtacctagatgtaggaaAAGGCCGCAGTAGCCAtgtggagtggttagggagattaaaatgacgagcgactggcttagatgcatctttgtcatccttctcaacatcgcgaaggtgttcgcggaatcggtcacctagtcgtctacctgtctcgcaaatgtataatttattgcataacgtacaggttatgcaataaatgacatttgcggaggtacatgtgaaatgatcggtgatcttaacggATCACTTAGGTCctgatatcttgctagtgttaacaatgaaaagacaaattctgcatgattatgaggatggaaagtgagggtgaatggaattctatcattcttatctttttgtgacgtttgtagtgatgactgtcgatcaaattgttgcgataattcctcgattcgctctgacgaagggctaaggttcgaaacgtcagctttcagaatctctgtacagtggctaatttacattatcaactctgttgataaaaccaattttttgtatCCTACTTCCCCAgcaacgcagcaccacagtttctttagaaactaccctcttcattcatttgttgttctaccgctgcgaccactaaccttgtgatctagtattttttaatccacagatttctaacaggagacccaagacgacgatgccaagcttgaagaaagtcaccaaggagctacgccaggaaatcgtaagttatctttttccttttcccacagTTGGCAGCAACTTAGCTTTCCatttagccactctcattttcgccaaaactacGTTTTGCAGTCACATCAATTTCATCAgccgttgcctcaattctaaagtccttcctaaaggttttcgctcaAACTTTCATGTgtctacattctctcactcgaatcaatatcttcaccaaattcgatgcGCCCAAAactctttttcacgtaatattacgaggatcacaattagagccaTGTGCCAAAAACGTAATgtacttgacaaacaaattcttcagtgccactccgaactttccaaaatctgtccagcagtTTTATTACagtcgattcgcgctaaaatccgagaacttaattctggactgtttgaccatttacaccaaaccaagactctaaaacttcaacaattaataggtccgtaaattaccgacgacactacattgcatagccatgaTACCGtagttacaattccagaaaatcttttgcttactgactcagagaaatctgttctcagtaagggcctaaattttgtccctattatcaaatgcaccaacgaattttctattaagcaagatgttgaaaaattccttcacCGCATTCAGTTAGAAGCCTTTTTCCATGACAAAGAGAacgattcggacacttctaacaaagatatttttgaaacacttcaagtTCGGAAATCTAAatggacaatttgcctctttagattttttcaccaaaaaataccgtcatgacattcacaaacttaaattcaattgtaacactaaattttccaacctttcctcggaagagtgggcggcgcttaaaaatcttagtaaacgcaatgacatagttgtcaaatcggccgacaaaggcggcgcggtagttgtttggtggtccgacctttaccaaaaagaagctttgcggcaactttcggatacctcctTTTATGCCAGAATCCAGAAAGATCtaacttccaaaaatcaaaaacttgtcaaagacaccatttaGAATctcatagttaatcaagaattaccggacactgccactaatctcatcatcaacacccctagaacttcgtgcatttacttcttccCTCAAATTCAAAAACCTAACAACCCaagtcgccctatcgtttctgcctgtagttgccccaccgaactcatttctagctacttagacaggattatgacgccaaTCGTCAAATCTtggccatcatacattaaagacagtacacacacactaaaaattttccgcgatttcaatttctccagccaagacaaacttattttcaccatggacattacatctctgtacacagtcattcccaatagcaaaggtcttcaagcacttaaacactttttcgatcaacgcactgtcaaagaaccaagctcggaaacgctcctccaccttgccgaactagttttaacgcttaattgttttccATTccccggcaactattacaaacaaattaatggtgtagagatgcgcacaagaatgggacctagctatttcaatctttttgtaggatatgttgaacaccaattttttaatcagtacatcggccgctacatcgacgattgtatcggcgctatttcatccagcagaaaAGAACTCAAtcattttataacctccgtcaattcttttcatccggctcttaaatatacctgggtaATTtaggaaacttcattggctttcctagatatcaaagtttttATTAGTGCCAACGTGCTATGTCCCaatgtgcactacaaacctacagattctcacagttatttgttgtattcatcatcacatccatcacatgtcaagaactccattccttattctccatttcttagacttcgacgtctatgtaggaatgactccgatttttccagcaaatcagacgagatgtgccagttcttcgaaaaacgtggctatcctgtctctgtggtaaAAGcaggccatcatcgcgcccaacaatttgatcgacagtcaacactacaaacgtcacaaaaagataagaatgacagaattccattcaccctcactttccatcctcataatcacccagtcaaaagcatcattcttaataattttaaattactccaaaatgatcccgagactggtagaatcttttcgcaacctccacttatttcattcaaacgtgacaaaaacataggcaactttttagttagaagcgcgctcaaaactaacgagcaacccggcactttcaagtGCGCGCGCTCacaatgcaaaacttgtcttttcattgttaacaataGCAAGATATCAGGACCTAagtgatctgttaagatcaccgatcgtttcacatgtacctccgcaaatgtcatttattgcataacctgtacgttacgcaataaattatacattggcgagacaggtagacgactaggtgaccgattccccgaacaccttcgcgatgttgagaaggattacaaagatgcatctaagccagtcgctcgtcattttaatctccctaaccactccaaaaaacacatggctatctgcggcctttccctacatctaggtacgacggaaagccgcaagaatctagaagaaaaattcatcttccaaatcggcacccttaaccCTCAcagtattaacgaacgcttttcatttaactaatatattcctattttccaCGTTGCcctgttaccaccaatagcataCCTCCTACTCTGATATAAAAACTACACCTAACCCATAGTTCCTCGATTCGctgtgacgaagggctaatgctcaaaacgtcagctttcagaatctctgtacagtggcctatttacattatcaactctgttgataaaaccaattttttgtataCCACTTCCCCacagacgcagcaccacagtttctttagaaactaccctcttcattcTGCTTTCAAGATAGTCCGAAGGAACGGGAGTTGACGTCTGATACGCTAGGTTTTTTGGATACGTTCCCTTCACTCGTCATCGGGTGGACACTGTAACGAGCCGCGGCTCCCACACCTCCTAACACTGCTGCTTTCCCTGCCGCAATCAGACCAGGAATCGCCAAAGCAAACAATGGAAGGATGCCTCCACATTGTCGTCGTTTTCGAACGCCTGGACGTCCCATCACACGCTTCTTCTTGTTCGTACCATCACACGTTTCTTTTCCACGAGGGGGATGGGATTCTCGCGTAAAGAGATCCAACACGCGTTTATCATTCCCTCCTTCATCCATGATATTGTCCAAGACCAACACCCCAGCTTGAGGAAACCATGTTTCAAGATCGGCGACTTTAGGGATTACTTTGTGAAACTGGATGCCTTGACGTTTCATGCCATGGAACCGGGATTGCCATAAGGCGTAACAGTAATGACACGGTCGTGTCTTTCTGCCCTCCAACACGGTGCCTTCCATCAAGAGAGCTTCGGTCAATGGCATCTTGCCACTTCCCGACAATCATCGTACTACTGGGCATACGTATCATGACAAAAGCAAGAAAGGACGAGAGGGTACACTTCTTTTACCGTCGTGTACCGTCGTCCCGGGTTACACTCCATCACTTGATGGACTCCCATCCTTGATGTTATACTTGTACAATTCGACTATTTATGTAAGACAAGACACGCATACCGTTTCCATGGGGTATGCTTTTTATTCACAAATAACAACAAACTCATGTGCAATACAAGATTCATTTGAGGGCATGGCATTCAAATCTTGAACCAAAAGCTGTCACCTTTCAACACCAGACCATGTCCGACGTCCATGGAGTTTGTTCCTGATGCCATGCCTTTATCACCATCAGTCCTTCAGGCCTTCAGCACTATTATTGCATTCAGGTGGCAACACATGGATCCCGTGTGATATTTCCCTTCATTTTTTGCTCATTTGCTGATcgtattttctttcaatttgcaTGGCTTTTTTACCAGTGAATGTTTCTTTTATGATGCTTTTGACCTTCCATTTTATATCATTGATATTTATTTCATTCCTAAAGTTGGATGTTTTTTTGCATTGTTACTGTAATATTATTGTCCCGTCTTATATTTCCCTTTATTTTCGCTCATTTGTCAACAGTATTGTCTTCGATGATACATGTACCTTTTGCCATATCAATTTTATATCAttgatatttgttttgttcCTCTGTGTTTCTGCATGAATACTGTAACAATTCATATTATTCCATGTTATATTTCCCTTCATTTTCCCTCATTTGTCAACAGTATTTTCTTCGATGTTTTGACAGTGCAATTTTATATcattgatctttgttttgtttctttgagtttctgcattattattataatttttatccTGTGTGATAATTATGCCCCTTTGTTTTCCCTCATTTGTCGGgtgtatttttctttcaatttgcaTTGCTTGTTTAATAGTTCCTTTGTTGATGCTTTTCAACTGAGTACCAT
Encoded here:
- the LOC137968668 gene encoding gastrula zinc finger protein XlCGF7.1-like encodes the protein MDQQQPGPSRHSSLSCDVCQQGFTNQQNLVRHQTTVHTERSCHCPQCERTFNCQDNFHRHVQKCRKRRQDQCDNETPPAKQRRESHDCEDCGRRFEQALSPEQHRVQIHQPRWCTTCGEQFLGTRALTAHRRSDHPKPFECGQCGRTFARLNNHMSHQTAKQGAAPRQSGGGAAAAPVDEPPNWRAMADPTQYTSLPKEECSPLPYTNKNGHKSAHSFIATTIFTIGATFVCAIYNQLRWQPI